A DNA window from Porites lutea chromosome 6, jaPorLute2.1, whole genome shotgun sequence contains the following coding sequences:
- the LOC140940366 gene encoding 3'-5' exoribonuclease HELZ2-like, whose amino-acid sequence MLDKAVLWMMPSHEKAIALMQKISQSLVEAEMKGKSADMMQCTQEQEGNCVSAPVYGGAGFHTAPKKMEEGEPLQDQVRTTKKDEAEADAERERRKRRNKQKKLRKRKNKEAKVRKEITSEEQKTMSPERSADESENQETESVISNDTESIIEEKDLGCGTKAELKTFPISSACVTSDVSEYGEDGFVLVRRGRRSRGQKAKAATLEGDHQFKHPVPHAYTMTKKPPQSSTKTSVVAQVQQTFQLTKNNVRANEIPSKNRSQDWSSALTSGNISISKEMSQEASKANFVSTGLSYAASLKKLPPPAARGDSDTSSRRTRVGKNLKEDLQAMPNDLKSYSASSHVQAGSTVSASQDLESNVAPRVPLGDTSFQLREVGKIPQGIRVVCDHFLQVYPLLPPGTTTASPCEDCKSHNKLKYAIWNSTRLYWQEIRPYPALKVPPKATLEVCRTFGQNRTCPKLLCPFAHGKVELAMWTMEREGVLPTPQKFLVAPASSSSSSGRAVTSDAASWKGLQSTSTAVLSTRRNSNNAFKATEMSIEDLTEPSSVLSSSVNRFANMESLKTVETNETMLQPAKPINSPVKIASETQSYSQSLIKSNPVNPTPSATATGPPELRSRVEEIGANSTGSLDTKSVKNTTPFPGNSMVINTSDGISFAPPDPNITVPRTRTITEPSRNIYRKIPDGVFVACDDFLHKNFRRAASIHEKKKTCKGCEIRSKLRYAFWNNNRKQWEMIRPYPGDKVRPNVAFKCCPQFDNNTPCPRKPCSFAHGKQEQLMWTLEREGVLPTPRETLTGKSEKTKGTSTNTQPQLRYRPCPPGVRGGAFKLCKSFNSNERCRYGRGCINAHGNEELIEWQQEYQRIEKEKLRKELQDKDEFHYMEMTTKILKGPPEELVESLPGVEVSCSPPGLNVKLQENNGKAACQWIINLTFQTSVMGYLQHVLLLYSHHSCYQLSEIRVGCYRENHGCESYSTCYTAKLRGSWYKAPDINSISGRMMVSLSISFESSMYGSFDQCVVFDFGKTSYLVQRLNADVQSASLSETFIVSQPVIASAIWVERSMEVVRFGHSTGEALRAEHLSRRYSLPEQVKITADHLRQDNYKTVMHQLLFEEEGFMKSEISSYTLNRTQLHVQRSIFDEMSGMKFAVEKEMFGVLYLQEEDALRPDDAAGRLLYRNVSSVWLQLAESVSNKVYEAPMEKVEKESVVLKLSSKMVADSRLNDTSDVFVNAQFQLNRWPLCELHAAIDRLTTGHLSLIFPEPRVPVVRNEVIIRWQWLLDKRLNDNQKKVIKHIASPEYNGPPLVVFGPFGTGKTFTLNQAVRLLVQLDKSNRILLCTHSNRAADIHVELLHDYLTGQNGTPAARPLRVYQPMRRLETTSSKARKYCLIRDHMFVLPSRDHLVEHRVVITTLSTSQVLLDLQVLHGFFTHILIDEAAQAIEPEALTPLIFAGPNTKVVFTGDHMQMSPEVYSPEARRLGLHKSLAERLFDTYYRHESQEVSEYYVSFLTENYRCHPDILKFPSDNFYGEKLLSRGGGSQPAHPKYGPLLFFSARGKERREHGNSYVNLSEVYEVVKRVKEVAQNWPTDVWGPKKLSDIAVLSAYRHQVQAIRNGLRKEGDLKAVKVDTIHNVQGEEFRALFISTVRTFHTCKPQQEEVRASGSDRPLYWEFLSDPKLLNTAVTRARCLVAVVGDPVSICTVGECRSIWRDYIKRCNEKGGLYGVTMEELDKEINAAIASIELNPNAEPFVPKSPSTEEQSVNTEIAETKKVENNKEISKQPQTEEIDQEVKAKGPDISAKDSQNVNDRCSGSNFLKDSSDKNKKDEVNEEEDEDDEERVVEPGDFQDDLLDDETVSPRDLDEIILAFVKKCEETLQLDVARRSMFQDSEFPPLDATGSNAIRSQTNENRYRFSVKSREDIKDLFPEIRVINGRVEVRLTNLGFYNSPSERVQRIIASTNEQDFLDPSVLRQLVSDEPDKYKVCNLRLNPEKFQVGYAEIEDTGTPDIEIRGRVRQAFERDKVVLELVENKSPSHGDRGEVQIQGKVVGVLEHIISPHERQFVCTADYVSTSLMVPINKSAPKIVNLSDRSCEDIPIYRKNKNNRPTQIRMMKRETALSGKYLFVVKYLQWRREYCHPLGIVVRTLPRGEDFKSSLEIAYAERGIRRLFREDTQKYVKENFSPQWSIPKNEYDSRKKIDKAFTIDPPSSLDLDDALTIQKTSPTTYLVGIHIADVSFFVKPDSPLDNEAFLRCTSYYPEEGQENIPMLPRELSEFHCSLLPDQDRLTVSVFITLDKDGRMVEEPKIQRTIVRSCCQLSYAEAQLIINERVIVSKQVPKEIVESVRQLSCVAQIRRHHRLGDRSFDHWQNEESGEDFKAHELVEEMMILANEEVAKLISRKCSELALLRVQLPPKDHRLAEWIETHGRYAKLSLQFSGIFESFKSDEAPALALLHSQKTMFKIQKWVWAGICQAAKSNDLQTLCHLICEERNHPQIAVAQSQFRRIQSQSRYVCEGDQTSANIKHYSLGIRSYTHFTSPIRRYIDIAVHRLLLGLESPGCHKDNISKDDMTKVCRRSTFLIDNARKFSKDCKRIRLATKLQRQCHVTRVFIESIEKQAINLHICNPEDDHLAGKQKRMLISDMNPVALTEEENGQDGEKCLALTWKIRRYVAPDGPRNVKEESNAALSSQNGVNETVEIPSDMWIQVLDAIRVNDTAKLPRIITQMETHLSIKSPSSTEIKRTQNKSLDQTRGELYRHPHYGEKAPPSSSEEAFHFYQKKLALKKYNFLSVQLCPHMTRGILQPDIQMVNVNRYLNICIEHQKHPRESFAHTARHQASREQYETIDEYINAWKPVLAMEAATEAVKENDGFVIEHLSVEWGKEDESLTGFFTLTLDYCKNRQVEFYPGDLVCVRVPCPPKECSPLKKQGQQQSCSSHSHQGSFWVSHCIIDEVIEVKKEKVNQVTMKHHQAASNIPAEITHGGSHRCTLELIHRTLPQRRMYAALCVNLRDAPELVHAICKGEEPKRDKFGSLPPNLSLEQHGFKQLNQYQEAAVKEALSNPFSLIQGPPGTGKTVTGVHIAYWFAQRNQRFTSKVLKKGKRKKEDETAYKAPPQLIYCGPSNKAVDVVTEYLMKIPFLKILRVYSDQIEQKEFPIPNKLKPARITRSEDELKMSSENIRSVSLHHLIRSDVCQYAEELRTFEEGFAENKARGEPITEEDVKKYRKLIGKAERWALEESGVQIILCTCAAAGSPRIGTSCDNIQQCIVDECGMCLEPESLVPITSSGARQVVLIGDHKQLQPVIQDQVAKTLGLSVSMFERHSKRAMMLQVQYRMHKGICEFPSKEFYDDKLQTAEVVNSRPPSPVSFWPAQIRRRRDLPIVFCHVEGQEESSVITTSESNQESKRNMKEVRKVVQVAKYLVNRYNSVRKSDVVILSPYREQRSKISDLLRGAYDDIHVTTITKSQGSEWDYVIMSLVRSLKKEEIDPEPSLSWLGEHLGFLRDEHQMNVGLTRARRGLCIIGNKNLLGVDEMWSKLIEHYENNHCLVDESWPWTK is encoded by the exons ATGCTTGATAAAGCTG TACTTTGGATGATGCCTAGCCACGAAAAAGCTATAGCACTGATGCAAAAAATTTCTCAAAGCTTGGTGGAGGcagaaatgaaaggaaaatctGCAGATATG ATGCAGTGTACCCAAGAACAAGAGGGGAATTGCGTTTCTGCACCAGTCTATG GTGGAGCTGGTTTTCACACAGCTCCAAAGAAGATGGAAGAAGGTGAACCACTGCAAGATCAAGTTAGAACAACCAAGAAAGATGAGGCAGAGGCAGATG CAGAGAGGGAAAGgaggaaaagaagaaacaagcaGAAGAAACTGAGGAAGaggaaaaacaaagaagcgaaaGTGAGAAAGGAGATTACCTCAG AAGAACAGAAGACCATGTCACCCGAGAGAAGCGCAGATGAGAGTGAAAATCAAGAAACTGAAAGCGTTATTTCTAATGATACAGAAAGCATTATTGAAGAAAAGGACTTGGGGTGTGGTACCAAAGCAGAATTAAAGACCTTTCCAATTTCATCCGCCTGTGTGACTTCGGATGTTAGTGAATATGGCGAGGACGGATTTGTATTAGTACGACGTGGTCGCCGATCCCGCGGCCAAAAGGCGAAAGCGGCTACGTTGGAGGGCGACCATCAGTTTAAACACCCAGTCCCGCATGCATATACCATGACTAAAAAACCTCCGCAGTCCTCGACAAAAACATCAGTAGTCGCACAAGTACAGCAGACATTTCAACTTACTAAAAATAATGTGCGTGCAAATGAAATCCCAAGCAAAAATAGATCGCAGGATTGGTCAAGCGCCTTAACATCAGGAAACATTTCAATCTCAAAGGAAATGTCTCAGGAAGCTTCTAAGGCCAATTTCGTCAGTACTGGTCTTTCTTATGCTGCTTCTCTTAAAAAATTACCTCCACCTGCAGCTAGAGGTGACAGCGACACTTCCTCAAGAAGGACAAGGGTTGGGAAAAACTTAAAGGAAGATTTACAAGCGATGCCTAATGACCTGAAAAGTTATAGCGCCTCTAGTCATGTACAAGCAGGGTCAACAGTGTCAGCTTCTCAAGACCTGGAAAGCAATGTCGCACCAAGAGTACCCTTAGGCGATACATCTTTCCAGTTGCGTGAAGTCGGAAAAATTCCTCAGGGAATACGAGTCGTTTGTGACCACTTTTTACAAGTTTATCCTCTTCTTCCACCTGGGACCACCACTGCATCCCCATGCGAAGATTGCAAAAGTCATAATAAGCTGAAGTATGCCATCTGGAATAGCACCCGACTCTACTGGCAAGAAATACGACCTTATCCTGCTTTGAAGGTTCCTCCTAAAGCCACTTTAGAAGTGTGTCGCACCTTCGGACAAAACAGGACATGCCCCAAATTGCTGTGCCCTTTCGCTCATGGCAAAGTAGAATTGGCCATGTGGACAATGGAGAGGGAAGGGG TCTTGCCCACCCCGCAAAAGTTCCTTGTTGCCCCTGcatcttcttcatcatcatctgGCAGAGCGGTCACTTCAGATGCTGCCTCGTGGAAAGGATTGCAATCTACTTCTACTGCAGTTTTGTCTACTAGAAGAAACAGTAATAATGCTTTCAAGGCGACAGAAATGAGTATAGAGGATTTGACTGAACCTTCTAGTGTTTTGTCTTCATCCGTGAATAGATTCGCTAACATGGAATCTTTGAAAACTGTGGAGACCAACGAAACGATGCTACAGCCAGCCAAACCAATAAATTCGCCCGTCAAGATTGCTAGCGAAACACAGAGCTACTCACAAAGCTTAATTAAAAGTAATCCTGTGAATCCTACGCCATCTGCAACAGCAACTGGACCCCCGGAATTGCGCTCCCGGGTGGAAGAAATAGGGGCTAATTCTACTGGGAGTCTCGACACAAAGAGCGTTAAGAATACCACCCCTTTTCCTGGAAACTCAATGGTAATAAACACCTCAGACGGAATTTCCTTTGCTCCTCCTGATCCAAACATCACGGTGCCAAGGACAAGGACTATCACCGAACCATCACGTAACATTTACAGAAAAATCCCTGATGGAGTATTTGTTGCATGTGACGACTTTCTTCACAAAAACTTTAGGCGAGCTGCAAGCattcatgaaaagaaaaaaacctgcaAAGGCTGCGAAATCCGTTCAAAGCTAAGGTACGCCTTCTGGAATAACAACAGGAAACAGTGGGAAATGATAAGACCGTATCCAGGAGATAAGGTTCGACCGAACGTTGCTTTCAAGTGTTGTCCACAGTTTGACAATAACACACCTTGTCCGCGGAAACCCTGTTCATTTGCTCATGGCAAACAAGAACAACTCATGTGGACATTGGAAAGAGAAGGAG TTCTTCCTACTCCTCGGGAGACTCTTACTGGAAAATCTGAGAAGACGAAGGGAACATCCACTAACACGCAACCACAGTTACGGTACAGACCTTGCCCGCCAGGTGTGAGAGGTGGCGCTTTCAAGCTTTGCAAAAG TTTTAATTCAAACGAACGATGCAGATACGGGCGAGGATGCATCAATGCTCATGGTAATGAGGAATTGATTGAATGGCAACAAGAATACCAAagaatagaaaaggaaaaacttaGGAAAGAGCTCCAGGACAAAGACGAATTCCATTATATGGAAATGACAACCAAAATCTTAAAAGGTCCTCCAGAAGAG CTTGTAGAATCCCTACCAGGAGTTGAAGTTTCCTGCAGTCCCCCCGGTCTAAATGTAAAGCTTCAAGAAAATAATGGTAAAGCTGCGTGTCAGTGGATAATCAACCTTACTTTCCAG ACAAGCGTCATGGGATACCTCCAGCACGTTCTTCTGCTGTATAGTCACCACAGCTGCTATCAACTGTCAGAAATTCGCGTTGGCTGTTATCGAGAGAATCACGGTTGTGAAAGCTACAGCACGTGCTACACCGCTAAACTGAGGGGATCCTGGTACAAAGCTCCAGACATAAATAGCATATCTGGGCGTATGATGGTCTCTCTTAGTATCTCATTTGAGTCATCTATGTATGGGAGCTTTGATCAATGCGTAGTCTTTGACTTCGGAAAGACATCCTATCTAGTGCAGAGGCTTAATGCCGACGTACAGAGCGCTTCTTTGTCAGAAACTTTCATTGTCTCTCAACCTGTAATTGCATCAGCTATTTGGGTTGAACGTTCCATGGAAGTGGTCAGATTTGGTCATTCGACAGGCGAGGCTCTGAGAGCAGAACACTTGTCCAGGAGGTACAGCCTGCCAGAACAAGTAAAAATCACAGCGGATCATTTGCGTCAAGACAATTACAAGACAGTTATGCACCAACTGCTGTTCGAGGAGGAAGGCTTTATGAAGAGTGAAATTTCAAG CTACACTTTGAATAGAACTCAGCTTCATGTTCAGAGGAGCATCTTTGATGAAATGTCAGGAATGAAGTTTGCCGtagaaaaagaaatgtttggTGTCCTCTACCTACAAGAGGAAGATGCTCTTAGACCTGACGACGCAGCAGGGCGCCTCCTGTATCGCAACGTAAGCTCGGTGTGGCTTCAGTTGGCTGAAAGTGTCTCGAACAAAGTTTACGAGGCCCCTATGGAGAAAGTAGAGAAAGAAAGTGTTGTGCTGAAACTATCATCCAAGATGGTTGCCGACTCACGTCTTAATGACACTTCCGATGTTTTTGTTAATGCTCAATTTCAACTGAACCGTTGGCCACTTTGTGAGCTACACGCTGCAATTGACAGACTTACGACAGGCCATTTGAGTCTTATTTTCCCAGAGCCAAGAGTTCCAGTTGTCAGGAATGAA GTAATAATCCGCTGGCAGTGGCTATTGGATAAACGACTGAATGACAATCAAAAGAAAGTTATTAAGCACATTGCTTCCCCCGAATACAACGGTCCACCTTTGGTGGTGTTTGGCCCTTTTGGAACAGGAAAGACGTTTACACTTAATCAGGCTGTTCGACTCCTGGTACAGCTTGACAAGTCGAATAGAATCCTTCTTTGTACTCATTCAAACCGGGCCGCTGATATACACGTGGAGTTACTCCATGATTACTTGACAGGACAGAATGGTACTCCTGCGGCGAGGCCTCTAAGAGTGTATCAGCCTATGAGAAG GTTGGAAACAACGTCCAGCAAAGCGAGGAAATACTGTTTGATCAGAGATCATATGTTTGTATTGCCTTCTCGCGATCACCTGGTTGAACACCGTGTTGTTATAACAACCCTAAGTACATCACAAGTGCTTCTGGATCTGCAAGTTCTGCATGGATTCTTCACCCACATTCTTATCGATGAGGCCGCCCAAGCAATCGAACCTGAGGCGCTGACTCCACTCATCTTTGCCGGACCTAACACAAAGGTTGTTTTCACAGGAGATCACATGCAG ATGAGCCCAGAAGTGTACTCACCAGAAGCAAGACGTTTAGGTCTTCACAAATCTCTGGCTGAACGGCTCTTCGATACGTATTATAGGCATGAATCCCAAGAAGTTAGTGAATACTATGTCTCATTCCTGACGGAGAATTATCGCTGCCATCCAGACATCCTCAAGTTTCCCTCTGACAACTTTTACGGGGAAAAACTACTTTCTCGCGGTGGTGGCTCTCAGCCAGCACATCCTAAGTACGGTCCCCTGTTGTTCTTCTCAGCACGTGGCAAGGAGCGTAGAGAGCATGGCAATTCTTATGTCAACTTGTCAGAAGTTTACGAGGTGGTTAAGAGAGTAAAAGAGGTAGCACAGAATTGGCCCACTGATGTCTGGGGTCCTAAGAAACTATCCGACATTGCTGTCCTCTCAGCGTACCGCCACCAG GTTCAGGCAATCCGCAATGGCCTAAGGAAAGAGGGAGACTTGAAAGCGGTCAAAGTGGACACAATTCACAATGTCCAAG GAGAGGAATTCCGCGCACTTTTTATCAGCACGGTGCGAACATTTCATACCTGTAAGCCTCAGCAAGAGGAAGTACGCGCCAGTGGATCTGATCGACCTTTATACTGGGAGTTTTTGTCTGACCCAAAACTACTCAACACAGCAGTTACAAGGGCGAGATGTTTGGTTGCCGTTGTTGGTGATCCTGTTTCAATATGTACTGTTGGAGAGTGTCGAAGTATTTGGAGAGACTACATTAAGAGATGCAACGAGAAAGGAGGCCTTTATGGAGTCACAATGGAAGAGCTGGACAAAGAGATAAATGCAGCCATCGCCAGCATCGAGCTTAACCCGAACGCAGAACCGTTTGTTCCAAAATCTCCTTCAACGGAAGAACAAAGTGTTAACACAGAAATTgcagaaacaaagaaagtcgaaaacaacaaagaaatttcgAAACAACCACAAACTGAAGAAATTGATCAAGAGGTCAAAGCGAAAGGGCCAGACATTTCTGCCAAAGACAGTCAGAATGTAAACGACCGATGTTCTGGTAGTAATTTCCTCAAAGATAGttcagacaaaaacaaaaaggacgAGGTGAACGAGGAAGAAGATGAAGACGATGAAGAGAGAGTTGTTGAACCAGGTGACTTTCAAGATGATCTCCTTGACGATGAGACGGTATCGCCCCGAGATCTGGATGAAATAATTTTAGCGTTTGTGAAGAAATGCGAGGAGACGTTACAGTTAGATGTAGCACGACGGTCCATGTTTCAAGATTCCGAGTTTCCTCCCTTAGATGCAACTGGATCAAACGCCATCAGGTCTCAAACGAATGAGAATAGGTACCGATTCTCAGTCAAGAGCAGAGAGGATATCAAAGATCTGTTCCCAGAAATACGAGTTATCAACGGACGGGTAGAAGTGCGTCTTACCAACCTTGGATTTTATAATTCTCCTTCCGAAAGGGTTCAACGAATCATCGCGTCTACGAACGAACAGGATTTTCTGGATCCATCTGTGCTGAGGCAACTCGTAAGTGATGAACCGGACAAGTACAAAGTCTGCAATCTTCGCCTAAATCCGGAGAAATTCCAAGTTGGATATGCCGAAATAGAAGATACAGGAACTCCAGACATTGAAATTAGGGGACGAGTTCGTCAGGCTTTCGAAAGGGACAAGGTTGTGTTAGAACTAGTAGAGAACAAAAGTCCATCCCATGGCGACAGGGGAGAAGTCCAAATCCAAGGAAAGGTTGTAG GTGTACTGGAACACATCATCAGCCCACATGAGCGCCAGTTTGTCTGCACAGCTGACTACGTAAGCACTTCCTTGATGGTGCCTATAAACAAGTCAGCCCCCAAAATTGTCAACTTGTCAGACAGGAGCTGTGAAGATATCCCAATCTACAGgaagaataaaaataacagaCCTACCCAAATAAGAATGATGAAAAGGGAGACGGCCCTCAGCGGAAAGTATTTGTTTGTCGTAAAGTACCTTCAGTGGAGACGAGAATACTGCCATCCCCTAGGAATTGTCGTGAGGACTCTGCCCCGAGGTGAGGATTTCAAAAGCAGCTTGGAGATTGCTTATGCAGAGCGTGGAATAAGAAGACTATTCAGGGAAGATACCCAAAAATATGTCAAAGAAAACTTCTCACCACAATGGTCGATCCCTAAGAATGAGTACGATTCACGCAAAAAAATAGACAAGGCTTTCACTATTGATCCTCCTTCATCTCTCGATCTCGATGATGCACTGACGATACAAAAAACCTCTCCAACCACCTATCTCGTGGGCATCCACATTGCAGACGTCAGTTTCTTTGTTAAGCCCGATTCTCCATTGGATAATGAAGCTTTTTTGCGATGCACCTCGTATTATCCCGAAGAAGGGCAAGAAAATATCCCAATGCTTCCACGTGAACTAAGTGAATTTCACTGCAGTCTTCTGCCTGACCAGGACCGTCTAACGGTGTCAGTATTTATCACACTAGACAAAGACGGAAGGATGGTTGAAGAGCCAAAAATACAACGCACCATTGTCAGATCATGCTGTCAGTTAAGCTATGCAGAAGCACAACTGATTATTAACGAGAGAGTTATCGTTTCCAAACAAGTTCCAAAGGAGATAGTGGAAAGCGTCAGGCAATTAAGCTGTGTAGCGCAAATAAGAAGACATCATCGACTGGGTGATCGTTCGTTTGACCACTGGCAAAACGAGGAGAGTGGAGAAGATTTCAAGGCGCATGAGCTGGTTGAAGAAATGATGATTCTTGCCAACGAGGAAGTGGCAAAACTCATTTCGAGAAAATGCTCCGAATTGGCTCTCTTAAGAGTACAGCTACCTCCAAAAGACCACAGACTAGCTGAATGGATTGAAACACATGGCAGATATGCCAAATTGTCACTTCAGTTTTCAGgaatttttgaaagttttaaaagtGACGAAGCTCCAGCTTTGGCCTTGTTGCATTCACAGAAAACGATGTTCAAGATCCAGAAGTGGGTTTGGGCTGGAATCTGTCAGGCGGCAAAGTCGAACGACTTACAAACCCTTTGCCACTTGATTTGCGAAGAGAGAAACCACCCTCAAATTGCTGTAGCCCAGTCCCAGTTTCGACGGATTCAGTCCCAGTCTCGTTACGTCTGTGAAGGAGATCAGACTTCTGCTAACATCAAGCACTACTCACTGGGTATTCGGTCATACACTCATTTCACGTCCCCAATTCGACGATATATAGATATTGCAGTTCATCGCCTCCTACTTGGTTTGGAGTCTCCTGGTTGTCACAAAGATAACATTTCCAAGGATGACATGACAAAAGTTTGCCGCCGTTCTACGTTTCTTATTGacaacgcaaggaaatttaGCAAGGATTGCAAAAGGATACGTTTAGCAACAAAGCTGCAGCGACAGTGCCATGTCACACGTGTTTTCATTGAATCTATCGAAAAGCAGGCAATCAATCTCCATATTTGTAACCCAGAAGACGACCACCTGGCTGGTAAGCAAAAACGAATGTTAATCAGTGATATGAATCCGGTCGCTCTGACAGAGGAGGAAAATGGGCAAGATGGAGAAAAGTGTCTCGCTCTCACGTGGAAAATTAGAAGGTACGTAGCACCAGATGGCCCCCGAAATGTAAAGGAAGAAAGCAACGCTGCTTTATCAAGTCAGAATGGGGTCAACGAAACAGTCGAGATTCCCTCGGACATGTGGATTCAGGTATTGGATGCCATAAGGGTTAACGATACAGCCAAATTGCCCAGAATAATCACGCAAATGGAAACCCATTTGAGTATTAAGTCTCCTTCCAGTACAGAAATAAAAAGAACCCAAAATAAATCGCTTGACCAGACCCGAGGTGAGCTTTACAGGCACCCTCATTACGGTGAAAAAGCGCCTCCATCTTCGAGCGAAGAAGCTTTCCATTTTTACCAGAAAAAGCTAGCACTGAAGAAGTACAATTTCTTGTCTGTGCAACTCTGCCCACACATGACGCGTGGAATACTCCAACCAGATATACAGATGGTAAATGTGAACCGCTACTTAAATATCTGCATCGAACATCAAAAGCACCCGCGGGAGTCATTTGCGCACACTGCCAGACATCAGGCGTCAAGAGAGCAGTACGAGACCATTGATGAGTACATAAACGCGTGGAAACCAGTTCTTGCAATGGAGGCCGCAACGGAAGCGGTGAAGGAAAATGATGGCTTCGTCATTGAGCACCTTAGCGTGGAATGGGGAAAGGAAGACGAAAGTCTTACTGGGTTCTTTACTCTCACCTTGGACTACTGCAAAAACAGACAAGTGGAATTTTATCCAGGAGACCTAGTGTGTGTTCGGGTACCTTGCCCTCCTAAAGAGTGTTCTCCTTTGAAAAAGCAAGGCCAACAGCAG TCGTGTTCAAGTCACTCACACCAAGGTAGCTTCTGGGTGAGCCACTGCATCATAGACGAGGTGATTGAAGTCAAAAAGGAGAAGGTAAATCAGGTTACAATGAAACATCATCAGGCGGCATCTAATATCCCAGCAGAGATAACTCATGGAGGTAGTCACAGATGTACCCTTGAGCTTATTCACAGAACACTTCCACAAAG ACGAATGTATGCAGCACTATGCGTCAATCTGCGAGACGCGCCAGAACTTGTTCATGCCATTTGCAAAGGAGAAGAACCGAAGAGAG ACAAATTTGGATCCCTCCCTCCCAACTTGTCCTTGGAACAGCATGGATTCAAACAATTGAATCAATACCAAGAGGCTGCAGTGAAGGAAGCACTTTCCAATCCATTTAGTTTGATTCAGGGACCACCGG GGACTGGAAAAACCGTGACAGGCGTGCACATTGCTTACTGGTTCGCTCAACGAAACCAAAGGTTCACTTCCAAGGTTTTGAAAAAAGGCAAACGAAAGAAAGAGGACGAAACAGCGTACAAAGCACCACCCCAACTCATTTACTGTGGACCATCCAACAAGGCCGTGGACGTCGTTACAG agtATCTAATGAAAATTCCATTTTTGAAAATACTGAGAGTTTACAGTGATCAAATTGAGCAAAAGGAATTTCCAATTCCTAACAAGCTGAAACCTGCCAGAATCACAAGAAGTGAGGATGAACTCAAAATGTCCAGCGAAAATATAAGGTCCGTGTCTCTTCATCACTTGATTCGAAGTGACGTTTGCCAATATGCAGAGGAGCTGCGGACATTCGAAGAAGGTTTTGCTGAGAATAAAGCAAGGGGCGAACCTATTACTGAAGAAGATGTTAAAAAGTATCGCAAA CTTATTGGAAAAGCAGAACGGTGGGCGCTGGAGGAATCTGGGGTCCAGATAATCTTGTGCACATGTGCAGCTGCTGGTAGTCCCAGGATAGGAACCTCCTGTGACAATATCCAGCAGTGTATCGTGGATGAGTGCGGCATGTGCTTAGAGCCTGAGTCACTAGTGCCGATCACGAGCTCAGGAGCGAGGCAAGTAGTTCTGATTGGTGATCACAAACAGCTGCAGCCTGTCATTCAGGATCAAGTTGCCAAGACGCTTGGTTTGAGTGTTTCCATGTTTGAAAGGCACTCCAAACGAGCTATGATGCTGCAGGTGCAGTACAGAATG CACAAAGGAATATGCGAATTCCCTTCAAAGGAATTCTATGATGATAAACTCCAGACTGCTGAAGTAGTCAACTCGCGTCCTCCTAGCCCAGTATCCTTTTGGCCTGCTCAGATTCGTCGGAGAAGAGATCTTCCCATTGTCTTCTGTCATGTGGAAGGTCAggaggagtcttctgttataaCCACATCAGAAAGTAATCAGGAATCCAAGAGGAACATGAAAGAAGTTCGGAAAGTG GTGCAAGTCGCAAAATACCTAGTCAATCGTTACAACTCAGTGCGCAAGTCAGATGTGGTCATATTGTCGCCTTACAGAGAACAGCGAAGTAAAATCAGTGATTTATTAAGAGGGGCGTACGACGATATTCATGTCACAACAATCACGAAAAGTCAAG GAAGTGAATGGGATTATGTCATCATGTCTTTGGTTCGCTCcctaaagaaagaagaaatcgACCCAGAGCCCTCCCTCAGCTGGCTCGGTGAACACCTGGGATTCTTAAGAGACGAACATCAAATGAACGTGGGACTCACACGAGCACGAAGAGGGCTTTGTATCATTG GAAACAAAAATCTTCTTGGGGTGGACGAAATGTGGAGCAAGTTAATAGAACACTACGAAAATAATCACTGCCTTGTGGACGAGTCGTGGCCCTGGACAAAGTAA